A window of the Synchiropus splendidus isolate RoL2022-P1 chromosome 6, RoL_Sspl_1.0, whole genome shotgun sequence genome harbors these coding sequences:
- the bhlhe40 gene encoding class E basic helix-loop-helix protein 40 isoform X2, whose product MERITTAQPPPCAPLDDMQGLDFSMYVYKQRRGMKRGDENKETYKLPHRLIEKKRRDRINECIAQLKDLLPEHLKLTTLGHLEKAVVLELTLKHVKALSALLDQQQQKIQSLQKDLQISDHGDDNENAEEMFRSGFHLCAKEVVHYLASQSSSSDVTPSHVISHIQKVSAEVMQHHMGESGHSGAETVKKPGAQTPRAVEGGARNCVPVIQRLSPHRTGEQSGSDTDTDSGYGGEHDKPKAQWLESHIKEGQLKHSAAKRTAEAVKHEGDEPQAKKSRCDSPEGDDDSRHPVDASNGYMGFSSSQPPFCLPFYLIPPAAAAAAAYLPLLEKCWYPGAMPVMYPGVGSGETLPSSLMSPRAGSPAPHHSLDSPVHHNVLKQVPPLDLETKD is encoded by the exons ATGGAGAGAATTACTACTGCGCAGCCGCCGCCGTGTGCGCCGCTGGACGACATGCAGGG ACTGGACTTTTCCATGTATGTGTACAAGCAGAGGCGAGGCATGAAGCGCGGAGATGAAAACAAG GAGACTTACAAGCTGCCGCACCGACTCATAGAGAAGAAAAGACGCGACAGGATCAATGAATGTATCGCACAGCTGAAGGATCTGCTGCCGGAACACCTCAAACTCACG ACGCTGGGTCATTTGGAGAAAGCCGTGGTGCTGGAGCTCACGCTGAAGCATGTCAAAGCCTTGAGTGCCCTCctggatcagcagcagcagaaaatcCAGTCGCTCCAAAAAGACCTGCAAATTT CTGATCATGGCGACGACAACGAAAACGCTGAGGAGATGTTCAGATCTGGTTTCCACCTGTGTGCAAAAGAGGTCGTCCACTATTTGGCaagccagagcagcagcagtgacgtGACACCGTCTCATGTGATCAGCCACATCCAGAAGGTTTCAGCCGAGGTCATGCAGCATCACATGGGGGAGTCGGGCCACAGCGGGGCAGAGACTGTGAAGAAGCCAGGCGCACAGACCCCGAGAGCCGTGGAGGGTGGGGCCAGAAACTGCGTTCCGGTCATTCAGAGGCTGTCCCCGCACAGGACGGGCGAGCAGAGCGGCAGCGACACGGACACTGACAGCGGCTATGGCGGCGAGCACGACAAGCCCAAAGCTCAGTGGTTGGAGAGCCACATCAAAGAGGGCCAGCTGAAGCACAGCGCGGCCAAGCGGACGGCAGAAGCGGTCAAGCATGAAGGGGACGAGCCTCAGGCCAAGAAGTCCAGATGCGACTCCCCAGAGGGCGACGATGACTCCCGGCACCCGGTGGATGCATCCAATGGATACATGGGATTCTCCTCCAGTCAGCCTCCCTTCTGCCTGCCCTTTTACCTCATTCCCCCAGCGGCCGCCGCGGCTGCCGCCTACCTGCCCCTGCTGGAGAAGTGCTGGTACCCCGGGGCCATGCCAGTCATGTACCCGGGCGTGGGCTCCGGAGAGACACTTCCCTCGTCTCTCATGTCCCCCAGAGCTGGGTCCCCAGCCCCCCACCACTCCCTGGACTCCCCTGTTCATCACAATGTATTAAAGCAAGTCCCGCCTTTGGACTTGGAAACCAAAGACTGA
- the bhlhe40 gene encoding class E basic helix-loop-helix protein 40 isoform X1 produces MERITTAQPPPCAPLDDMQGLDFSMYVYKQRRGMKRGDENKETYKLPHRLIEKKRRDRINECIAQLKDLLPEHLKLTTLGHLEKAVVLELTLKHVKALSALLDQQQQKIQSLQKDLQISADHGDDNENAEEMFRSGFHLCAKEVVHYLASQSSSSDVTPSHVISHIQKVSAEVMQHHMGESGHSGAETVKKPGAQTPRAVEGGARNCVPVIQRLSPHRTGEQSGSDTDTDSGYGGEHDKPKAQWLESHIKEGQLKHSAAKRTAEAVKHEGDEPQAKKSRCDSPEGDDDSRHPVDASNGYMGFSSSQPPFCLPFYLIPPAAAAAAAYLPLLEKCWYPGAMPVMYPGVGSGETLPSSLMSPRAGSPAPHHSLDSPVHHNVLKQVPPLDLETKD; encoded by the exons ATGGAGAGAATTACTACTGCGCAGCCGCCGCCGTGTGCGCCGCTGGACGACATGCAGGG ACTGGACTTTTCCATGTATGTGTACAAGCAGAGGCGAGGCATGAAGCGCGGAGATGAAAACAAG GAGACTTACAAGCTGCCGCACCGACTCATAGAGAAGAAAAGACGCGACAGGATCAATGAATGTATCGCACAGCTGAAGGATCTGCTGCCGGAACACCTCAAACTCACG ACGCTGGGTCATTTGGAGAAAGCCGTGGTGCTGGAGCTCACGCTGAAGCATGTCAAAGCCTTGAGTGCCCTCctggatcagcagcagcagaaaatcCAGTCGCTCCAAAAAGACCTGCAAATTT CAGCTGATCATGGCGACGACAACGAAAACGCTGAGGAGATGTTCAGATCTGGTTTCCACCTGTGTGCAAAAGAGGTCGTCCACTATTTGGCaagccagagcagcagcagtgacgtGACACCGTCTCATGTGATCAGCCACATCCAGAAGGTTTCAGCCGAGGTCATGCAGCATCACATGGGGGAGTCGGGCCACAGCGGGGCAGAGACTGTGAAGAAGCCAGGCGCACAGACCCCGAGAGCCGTGGAGGGTGGGGCCAGAAACTGCGTTCCGGTCATTCAGAGGCTGTCCCCGCACAGGACGGGCGAGCAGAGCGGCAGCGACACGGACACTGACAGCGGCTATGGCGGCGAGCACGACAAGCCCAAAGCTCAGTGGTTGGAGAGCCACATCAAAGAGGGCCAGCTGAAGCACAGCGCGGCCAAGCGGACGGCAGAAGCGGTCAAGCATGAAGGGGACGAGCCTCAGGCCAAGAAGTCCAGATGCGACTCCCCAGAGGGCGACGATGACTCCCGGCACCCGGTGGATGCATCCAATGGATACATGGGATTCTCCTCCAGTCAGCCTCCCTTCTGCCTGCCCTTTTACCTCATTCCCCCAGCGGCCGCCGCGGCTGCCGCCTACCTGCCCCTGCTGGAGAAGTGCTGGTACCCCGGGGCCATGCCAGTCATGTACCCGGGCGTGGGCTCCGGAGAGACACTTCCCTCGTCTCTCATGTCCCCCAGAGCTGGGTCCCCAGCCCCCCACCACTCCCTGGACTCCCCTGTTCATCACAATGTATTAAAGCAAGTCCCGCCTTTGGACTTGGAAACCAAAGACTGA